The Flavobacterium praedii genome window below encodes:
- a CDS encoding 2Fe-2S iron-sulfur cluster-binding protein, with translation MDVLIKIKDREGVVHELQAPTDMAMNIMELCKAYELPVEGTCGGMAMCASCQCYVLNDVALPEMGDDEEAMLSEAFYVKSNSRLGCQIPITESLVGLELELAPES, from the coding sequence ATGGACGTTTTAATAAAGATAAAAGATCGAGAAGGTGTAGTACATGAATTGCAAGCTCCAACCGATATGGCAATGAACATAATGGAATTGTGCAAAGCTTATGAACTTCCAGTTGAAGGAACTTGTGGCGGAATGGCCATGTGTGCATCTTGCCAATGCTATGTTCTTAATGATGTTGCGTTACCTGAAATGGGCGATGACGAAGAGGCGATGCTTTCGGAAGCTTTTTATGTAAAATCAAACAGTCGTTTAGGTTGTCAAATTCCTATAACGGAAAGTTTAGTAGGCTTAGAATTGGAATTGGCACCCGAATCTTAA
- a CDS encoding tRNA1(Val) (adenine(37)-N6)-methyltransferase — protein sequence MSVSKFSFKQFSVEQDRCAMKIGTDGVLLGAWTPVGHNPFSILDIGTGTGIIALMLSQRSYAEQIDALEIDEDAYEQAVDNFENSPWSDRLFCFHAGVDEFVEEPEDEYDLIVSNPPFYTEDYKTEDGKRDLARFADALPFEDLIEAAALLLSENGVFSTIIPFKEEEKFLALAIEYELYPMKITRVKGTPSSDIKRSLLAFSRDNKTSVIIEELVIETARHVYTPEYIELTKDFYLKM from the coding sequence ATGAGTGTGTCAAAATTTTCCTTTAAACAATTCTCAGTAGAACAAGACCGTTGCGCCATGAAAATTGGCACTGATGGTGTTTTATTAGGTGCTTGGACCCCAGTAGGTCATAATCCTTTTAGTATTCTAGATATTGGAACAGGAACAGGAATTATCGCTTTAATGCTTTCGCAAAGAAGCTATGCAGAACAAATTGATGCACTAGAAATCGATGAGGATGCATACGAACAAGCAGTAGATAATTTTGAAAATTCACCTTGGAGCGATCGACTTTTTTGCTTTCATGCTGGAGTTGATGAATTTGTAGAAGAGCCAGAAGATGAATATGATCTTATTGTTTCCAATCCTCCATTTTATACTGAAGATTATAAAACTGAAGACGGGAAACGTGATTTGGCTCGATTTGCTGATGCCTTGCCTTTTGAAGATTTAATTGAAGCTGCAGCATTGTTACTTTCAGAAAATGGTGTTTTTTCGACCATAATTCCATTTAAAGAAGAAGAAAAATTTTTGGCTCTTGCTATTGAATATGAATTGTATCCAATGAAAATCACCAGAGTTAAAGGTACACCTTCCTCTGATATCAAACGCAGTTTGTTGGCTTTCAGTCGCGATAATAAAACATCCGTTATCATTGAGGAATTAGTTATCGAAACTGCAAGGCACGTCTATACTCCTGAATATATTGAACTGACAAAAGATTTTTATTTAAAAATGTAG
- a CDS encoding carbohydrate porin, protein MKRHLILPFVFALSLQIIAQSPTISNKKISLGSYGRVGIGYSLGAENSDFPQALNLNGMGSIGGRFEENDYFELAAAMHFTPTIANKETTQINVQSRFSFYTTRGQLIGNVSNKSIGGITTALPELYAEALNIMGSDWSVWLGARLFRADDIQIIDHFYFDDHSGQGVGVKYKKTQFSLIFTGSIDTTSTLPPNFYLNIVNGTPTLGLRNRYVSILEHTIDVKNGTVKLMGEFQRLPSGTTKDANSKYNYPADFGYVVGAKYFKTIPSKISGSFNAISARYGAGIANGGDGGSSRTYVTYGGPNLETNSFRKAYSLALTETFLLNINKKYSLNGYAIYTKSKGASDSLNTTSDYLGKQKLFNRKQDIAFGARGTWYIKNWLHLLHEFDLTWRKDGTQDFAQMTKFTIAPTIVPTGQQDVWARPHFRLVYSVAHYNQFAADNLYSPYLAQSGTKNWGQYLGFKVEWWVW, encoded by the coding sequence ATGAAAAGACATTTAATACTTCCATTCGTTTTTGCTTTATCACTACAAATAATAGCACAATCTCCGACAATATCGAATAAAAAAATTTCACTTGGAAGTTATGGTCGAGTTGGAATAGGGTATAGTCTTGGAGCTGAAAATAGTGATTTTCCTCAAGCTCTTAATTTGAATGGTATGGGGTCTATTGGAGGTCGTTTTGAAGAGAATGACTACTTTGAATTAGCGGCTGCCATGCACTTTACTCCGACAATTGCAAATAAAGAAACTACCCAGATTAATGTTCAATCGCGATTTTCATTTTATACCACTCGAGGGCAATTGATTGGCAATGTTTCTAACAAATCAATAGGAGGAATTACAACCGCTCTGCCGGAATTATATGCTGAAGCCTTAAATATAATGGGAAGTGATTGGAGTGTATGGTTAGGGGCACGATTATTTAGAGCAGATGATATTCAAATTATAGATCATTTTTATTTTGATGATCATTCAGGTCAAGGAGTAGGTGTTAAATACAAAAAAACTCAATTTTCACTTATTTTTACTGGCTCAATAGATACTACATCGACTTTGCCACCCAATTTCTATCTTAATATTGTAAATGGGACACCTACATTGGGATTGCGAAACAGATATGTTTCCATCTTGGAACATACAATAGATGTAAAAAATGGAACTGTCAAGTTAATGGGTGAATTTCAACGTTTACCTTCTGGTACCACAAAAGATGCTAATTCAAAATATAATTATCCAGCCGATTTTGGCTATGTCGTTGGTGCAAAATACTTCAAAACCATCCCATCCAAAATTTCTGGTTCTTTTAATGCTATAAGTGCTCGATATGGTGCTGGTATTGCCAATGGCGGAGATGGAGGTAGTAGTAGAACATATGTTACTTATGGAGGACCCAACCTGGAAACGAATAGTTTTAGAAAAGCCTATTCATTGGCATTGACTGAAACTTTCTTGTTGAATATTAATAAAAAATATTCCTTGAATGGATATGCTATTTATACCAAAAGTAAAGGGGCAAGTGATAGTCTAAACACCACTAGTGATTATCTTGGAAAACAAAAATTATTCAATAGAAAACAAGATATCGCTTTTGGAGCACGAGGAACTTGGTATATTAAAAACTGGCTTCACCTGCTTCACGAATTTGATCTTACTTGGAGGAAAGATGGTACGCAAGATTTTGCACAAATGACAAAATTTACTATAGCCCCAACAATAGTGCCTACTGGTCAACAAGATGTTTGGGCTAGACCCCATTTTAGGCTAGTGTATAGTGTAGCACATTATAACCAGTTTGCTGCAGACAACCTATATTCTCCCTATCTAGCTCAGAGTGGTACCAAAAATTGGGGACAATATTTAGGCTTTAAAGTCGAGTGGTGGGTTTGGTAA
- the rimM gene encoding ribosome maturation factor RimM (Essential for efficient processing of 16S rRNA), whose amino-acid sequence MRKEDCFYLGKIAKKFSFKGEVLAYLDTDEPELYENLESVFVECNKHLVPFFIENSSLHKNDFLRIRFEDVNTEEEADAILGNDLYLPLKMLPKLTGNKFYFHEVIGFEVEDKRLGIVGQIQSINDTTAQPLFEVLNGDVEILIPMIDHFLVKIDRENKKVVMDLPEGLIEMYL is encoded by the coding sequence ATGCGTAAAGAAGATTGTTTCTATTTGGGTAAAATCGCCAAAAAATTTAGTTTCAAAGGGGAAGTTCTTGCTTATTTAGACACGGACGAACCTGAGTTATACGAAAACTTGGAATCAGTGTTTGTTGAATGCAACAAACACTTGGTTCCTTTTTTTATAGAAAATAGCTCGTTACACAAAAATGATTTCCTAAGAATTCGTTTTGAAGATGTTAACACGGAAGAAGAAGCGGATGCCATTTTAGGCAACGATCTTTATCTTCCTTTAAAAATGTTACCCAAACTTACGGGTAACAAATTCTACTTTCATGAAGTTATTGGCTTTGAAGTAGAAGATAAACGTCTGGGAATTGTTGGTCAAATTCAATCGATCAATGATACCACTGCGCAACCACTATTTGAAGTATTAAATGGTGATGTTGAAATTTTGATTCCCATGATTGACCATTTCTTGGTTAAAATAGACCGTGAAAACAAAAAGGTCGTGATGGATTTACCAGAAGGACTCATTGAAATGTATTTATAA
- a CDS encoding aspartate-semialdehyde dehydrogenase, with protein sequence MRIAVVGATGMVGEIMLKVLAERNFPVTELIPVASEKSVGKEIEFQGKKYKVVGMQTAVDMKADIALFSAGGGTSLEWAPKFAAAGTTVIDNSSAWRMDPTKKLVVPEINAGELTAADKIIANPNCSTIQMVLALAPLHKKYNIKRVIVSTYQSITGTGVKAVQQFENEVAGIEGDMVYKYKINRNCIPQCDSFEDNGYTKEEMKLVNETKKILSDDSIKVTATAVRVPVVGGHSEAVNVEFTNDFDVNEVRNILHHTDGIVVQDNLDTFTYPMPRYAEGKNEVFVGRIRRDESQDNTLNMWIVADNLRKGAATNTIQIAEYLIAAKLV encoded by the coding sequence ATGAGAATAGCAGTTGTTGGTGCTACCGGAATGGTTGGCGAAATAATGTTGAAAGTATTGGCAGAAAGAAATTTTCCTGTAACCGAATTAATTCCTGTTGCTTCTGAGAAATCAGTAGGAAAAGAAATTGAATTTCAAGGAAAAAAATACAAAGTGGTAGGAATGCAAACAGCCGTTGATATGAAAGCGGATATTGCATTGTTCTCTGCAGGTGGAGGAACATCATTAGAGTGGGCTCCAAAATTTGCTGCAGCAGGAACAACTGTTATTGATAATTCTTCAGCTTGGAGAATGGATCCAACTAAGAAATTAGTAGTTCCAGAAATCAACGCTGGTGAATTAACAGCAGCAGATAAAATCATTGCCAATCCAAACTGTTCTACAATTCAAATGGTATTGGCGTTGGCTCCATTACATAAAAAATACAACATCAAACGTGTGATTGTTTCTACTTACCAATCCATTACGGGTACTGGTGTAAAAGCAGTTCAACAATTTGAAAACGAAGTTGCTGGTATCGAAGGGGACATGGTTTACAAATACAAAATCAACAGAAACTGTATACCACAATGTGATAGTTTTGAAGACAATGGTTATACTAAAGAAGAAATGAAATTGGTAAACGAAACCAAAAAAATCTTAAGTGATGATTCTATCAAAGTTACAGCAACTGCTGTTCGTGTGCCAGTTGTTGGTGGACATAGCGAAGCTGTAAATGTTGAATTCACCAATGACTTTGATGTAAACGAAGTAAGAAACATTTTGCACCATACAGATGGTATCGTGGTTCAAGATAATTTAGACACTTTTACTTACCCAATGCCTCGCTATGCTGAAGGGAAAAATGAAGTTTTTGTAGGTAGAATTCGTCGTGACGAAAGCCAAGACAATACATTAAATATGTGGATTGTAGCTGATAACTTGAGAAAAGGAGCAGCAACCAATACGATTCAAATTGCAGAATACTTAATTGCAGCAAAATTGGTTTAA
- a CDS encoding 30S ribosomal protein S16 has product MSVKIRLQRHGKKQKPFYWVVAADARSKRDGKYLEKIGTYNPNTNPATIELNLDSAVKWLHNGAQPTDTAKAILSYKGALLKHHLDGGIRKGALTQEQADAKLAAWLEAKAGKVDAKKEGLTKAQAADKAKAFKAEQEVNAKRLAAAAQAEADAIAAATPAVEEVEAEEAPAAEENNETTEA; this is encoded by the coding sequence ATGTCAGTAAAAATTAGATTACAAAGACACGGTAAAAAACAAAAACCTTTTTACTGGGTTGTAGCAGCAGATGCTCGCTCAAAAAGAGATGGTAAATACTTAGAGAAAATCGGTACTTACAATCCAAATACTAACCCAGCAACTATCGAATTAAACCTTGATAGTGCAGTGAAATGGTTGCACAATGGTGCTCAACCAACGGATACTGCAAAAGCAATTCTTTCTTACAAAGGTGCTTTATTGAAACACCACCTTGATGGAGGTATTCGTAAAGGAGCTTTAACTCAAGAACAAGCTGATGCAAAATTAGCTGCTTGGTTAGAAGCTAAAGCTGGAAAAGTGGATGCTAAAAAAGAAGGTTTGACTAAAGCTCAAGCTGCTGATAAAGCAAAAGCATTCAAAGCAGAACAAGAAGTAAATGCAAAACGTTTAGCTGCTGCTGCTCAAGCTGAAGCTGACGCAATTGCTGCTGCAACTCCTGCTGTTGAAGAAGTAGAAGCTGAAGAAGCTCCTGCTGCAGAAGAAAATAACGAAACAACTGAAGCATAA
- a CDS encoding acyl-CoA dehydrogenase family protein, which produces MRPDLFQAPDYYNLDDLLSEEHKLVRDSARAWVKREVSPIIEEYAQKAEFPKQIIKGLGEIGGFGPYIPEEYGGAGLDQISYGLIMQEIERGDSGVRSTSSVQSSLVMYPIWKYGNEEQRMKYLPKLATGEFMGCFGLTEPNYGSDPGSMITNFKDMGDYYLLNGAKMWISNAPFADIAIVWAKNEEGRIHGLIVERGMEGFTTPETHNKWSLRASSTGELIFDNVKVPKENLLPNKSGLGAPLGCLDSARYGIAWGAIGAAMDCYDTALRYAKERIQFDKPIAGTQLQQKKLAEMITEITKAQLLTWRLGVLRNEGRATTAQISMAKRNNVDMAIHIAREARQMLGGMGITGEYSIMRHMMNLESVITYEGTHDIHLLITGMDITGIPAFK; this is translated from the coding sequence ATGAGACCCGATTTATTTCAAGCCCCAGATTATTACAATCTTGACGATTTATTAAGTGAAGAACACAAACTTGTTCGTGACTCAGCTCGTGCTTGGGTAAAACGCGAAGTTTCTCCCATCATAGAAGAATATGCTCAAAAAGCCGAGTTCCCGAAACAAATCATAAAAGGTCTTGGAGAAATTGGTGGCTTTGGTCCTTATATCCCAGAAGAATATGGAGGTGCAGGATTAGACCAGATTTCTTATGGCTTAATTATGCAAGAAATAGAAAGAGGGGATTCTGGTGTTCGTTCAACTTCTTCTGTGCAATCTTCTTTGGTTATGTATCCGATTTGGAAATATGGAAACGAAGAGCAACGAATGAAATACTTGCCAAAACTAGCTACTGGTGAATTTATGGGTTGTTTTGGATTAACAGAACCCAATTACGGTTCTGATCCTGGAAGCATGATTACCAATTTTAAAGATATGGGGGATTATTATCTTTTGAATGGTGCCAAAATGTGGATTTCAAATGCTCCATTTGCTGATATTGCCATCGTTTGGGCAAAAAATGAAGAAGGAAGAATTCATGGATTAATCGTAGAACGTGGTATGGAAGGTTTTACAACTCCTGAAACACATAACAAATGGTCGCTACGTGCTTCGTCAACTGGAGAATTGATCTTTGACAATGTAAAAGTACCTAAAGAAAATTTACTTCCTAATAAGTCTGGACTTGGAGCACCTCTTGGTTGCTTAGATTCGGCTCGTTATGGAATTGCATGGGGCGCAATTGGTGCCGCTATGGACTGTTACGATACAGCTTTACGTTATGCCAAAGAAAGAATTCAGTTTGACAAACCTATTGCAGGAACTCAACTGCAACAAAAGAAATTGGCTGAAATGATTACTGAAATTACCAAAGCACAATTATTAACGTGGAGACTTGGAGTTTTAAGAAACGAAGGAAGAGCGACAACGGCTCAAATTTCTATGGCAAAAAGAAACAATGTAGACATGGCTATTCATATTGCACGCGAAGCGCGACAAATGCTTGGCGGAATGGGAATCACTGGTGAATATTCAATCATGCGCCATATGATGAACTTAGAATCGGTAATTACTTACGAAGGAACGCATGACATTCATTTATTAATTACTGGAATGGATATTACTGGAATTCCAGCTTTCAAATAG
- the mscL gene encoding large-conductance mechanosensitive channel protein MscL, with protein sequence MGFISDFKAFLMKGEIVNLATAVIVGGAFGKIVTSFTNDVLMPPIGLLLGKVDFKNLKVVLQDGVPAVMEKGTEKVPAIAEVAINYGAFVQTIFDFVIIGFCIFMVLKAYERTKKQEVVVEAPPAGPTQEELLTQIRDLLKK encoded by the coding sequence ATGGGATTCATAAGTGATTTTAAGGCCTTTTTAATGAAAGGTGAAATAGTAAATTTGGCAACAGCAGTAATCGTTGGAGGTGCTTTTGGAAAAATTGTAACCTCTTTTACCAATGACGTTTTAATGCCGCCAATTGGGTTGTTACTAGGGAAAGTAGATTTTAAAAATCTAAAAGTGGTACTTCAAGATGGCGTTCCTGCAGTTATGGAAAAAGGAACCGAGAAAGTTCCTGCAATTGCTGAAGTCGCAATTAATTATGGTGCTTTTGTTCAAACCATTTTTGACTTTGTCATTATTGGATTCTGTATTTTTATGGTATTAAAAGCATATGAAAGGACCAAAAAACAAGAAGTTGTGGTTGAAGCTCCACCTGCTGGACCAACACAAGAAGAATTGCTTACACAAATTAGGGATTTACTGAAGAAATAG
- a CDS encoding TonB-dependent receptor, translating into MKQYILALFLGLTSFVQAQNSITGKVTDSKNNPLIGVTVDASDLHKSTKTDENGVYTLSALPNGNLTLVFTYLGFLTLNKKIEKAQNTKTLDVILDELAFQMDEVIVSTPFSKLQSQNVMKVDRESVKSMQEKGSATLIEGLATIPGVSQVSTGTSIGKPVIRGLSGNRVLVYTQGVRLENQQFGDEHGLGLNDAGVENVEVIKGPASLLYGSDALGGVLFFNPEKFALANTFQGDFGQRLFSNTLGSSTTLGLKTSTTNWKYLIRGAYNTQSDYKIPDGDRVTNTRFQEIDFKAGIGYSNAKFSSVLRYNYNNLDIGIPEDGIADQTTTKKTTFPKQGVFNNLFSLNNTLFFSDSKLDVNLGYIQNDRSEFEDSNVAVLHMILHTFDYNVKYYLPKIGKVETIVGVQGMSQENKNRAEEFLIPNAKTNDFGVFGTGIYDWGSNSLQAGIRFDYRHLVAEEHGVLGEEGYFEALHKNYDSFNASLGYKTNFDKDLTFRLNAATGFRAPNLAELSSNGVHEGTFRYEVGNPNLRTEQNIQTDLDLEYKSTHFEFSVSGFYNHINDYIYSSPTGAEIDGFKVYNYIQNNANLYGGEVALHIHPHPLDWLHIESSFETVTGKLQTGGYLPQIPANNWDNTIKTDFEIGKWLQEAFVTFNVSTTFSQDKVSGFDISSDGYTLLNMGFGGKVKLGKSTFDLNLNGNNLLNKTYIPHLSRLATAGIPNLGRNFVCGVAFKF; encoded by the coding sequence ATGAAACAATATATTTTGGCTCTATTTCTGGGGCTTACCTCTTTTGTACAAGCCCAAAATTCGATAACAGGAAAAGTTACGGATTCAAAAAACAATCCTTTGATTGGAGTTACCGTCGATGCCTCCGATTTGCACAAATCAACCAAGACAGACGAAAATGGAGTGTACACTTTGTCGGCACTTCCAAATGGAAATTTAACTTTAGTTTTTACTTATTTGGGTTTTTTAACTTTAAACAAGAAGATTGAAAAAGCTCAAAACACAAAAACACTAGATGTAATTTTGGATGAATTGGCTTTTCAAATGGATGAGGTAATTGTCTCTACACCATTTTCTAAATTACAGTCCCAGAATGTGATGAAAGTAGATCGCGAAAGTGTCAAATCGATGCAGGAAAAAGGGAGCGCCACTTTGATAGAAGGCTTAGCTACTATTCCTGGAGTTTCTCAAGTTTCTACAGGAACTTCAATTGGGAAACCTGTAATTCGAGGATTGAGTGGCAATCGAGTGTTGGTCTATACGCAAGGCGTACGATTAGAAAATCAACAGTTTGGAGACGAACACGGCCTGGGGCTAAACGATGCAGGAGTAGAAAATGTTGAGGTTATAAAAGGACCAGCTTCTTTGCTTTACGGCTCGGATGCTTTGGGAGGTGTGTTGTTTTTTAATCCTGAAAAATTTGCTCTGGCCAATACTTTTCAAGGGGATTTCGGTCAACGATTGTTTTCGAATACGCTAGGGAGTAGTACTACTTTGGGTTTAAAAACATCTACTACAAATTGGAAATACTTAATTCGCGGCGCTTATAATACCCAATCCGATTATAAAATCCCAGATGGAGATCGTGTTACCAACACTCGCTTTCAGGAAATTGATTTCAAAGCAGGAATTGGATACAGTAATGCTAAGTTTTCGAGTGTTTTGAGATACAATTACAATAATTTGGATATTGGAATTCCAGAAGATGGTATTGCAGATCAAACTACAACCAAGAAGACTACTTTCCCCAAACAAGGTGTTTTTAATAATTTATTCTCTTTAAATAATACACTATTTTTTAGCGATTCAAAATTAGATGTGAATTTAGGCTATATCCAGAATGATCGAAGCGAATTTGAAGATAGCAATGTTGCAGTTTTACACATGATTTTGCATACTTTCGATTATAATGTCAAATATTATTTACCAAAGATTGGTAAAGTAGAAACAATTGTAGGTGTTCAAGGAATGTCTCAGGAAAATAAAAACCGTGCCGAAGAGTTTTTAATTCCAAATGCGAAAACCAATGATTTTGGAGTTTTTGGAACTGGAATTTATGACTGGGGTTCAAATTCCTTGCAAGCGGGTATTCGCTTTGACTATAGACATTTAGTTGCTGAAGAGCATGGGGTACTTGGAGAGGAAGGTTATTTTGAAGCACTTCATAAAAATTATGATAGTTTCAACGCTTCATTGGGATATAAAACCAATTTTGATAAGGATTTGACCTTCCGATTGAATGCTGCAACTGGGTTTAGAGCGCCAAATTTGGCAGAGTTGTCTTCAAATGGAGTACACGAAGGTACTTTTCGGTATGAAGTAGGAAATCCAAATTTAAGAACGGAGCAAAATATACAAACCGATTTGGATTTGGAATATAAAAGCACTCATTTTGAATTTAGTGTTAGTGGTTTTTACAATCATATTAACGATTATATTTATTCTTCACCAACAGGAGCCGAAATTGATGGGTTTAAAGTGTATAACTACATTCAAAACAATGCCAATTTGTATGGGGGAGAGGTAGCATTGCACATTCACCCGCATCCTTTAGATTGGTTGCATATAGAAAGTAGTTTTGAAACCGTAACTGGAAAATTGCAAACGGGTGGATATTTGCCTCAAATTCCAGCTAACAACTGGGACAATACCATAAAAACTGATTTTGAAATTGGAAAATGGCTTCAAGAAGCATTTGTTACTTTTAATGTTTCAACTACTTTCAGTCAGGATAAAGTTAGCGGTTTTGATATTTCTTCGGATGGTTATACTCTACTGAATATGGGTTTTGGAGGAAAAGTTAAGTTGGGAAAATCTACTTTTGATCTAAACTTAAACGGAAATAATTTGCTCAACAAAACCTACATCCCTCATTTATCACGACTGGCAACTGCTGGAATACCGAATCTGGGAAGGAATTTTGTTTGTGGTGTAGCTTTCAAATTCTAA
- a CDS encoding NifU family protein has product MKTEELTNNVLKALDEIRPFLNSDGGDITLISIDEGKHVKVRLEGACTSCSVNQMTLRAGVETTIKKYAPQIETVVNVL; this is encoded by the coding sequence ATGAAAACAGAAGAATTGACAAATAATGTTCTAAAAGCGCTTGATGAAATCAGACCCTTTTTGAATTCAGATGGAGGTGATATTACCCTTATTTCAATTGATGAAGGAAAACATGTAAAAGTCCGCCTTGAAGGAGCTTGTACAAGTTGTAGCGTAAATCAAATGACGCTAAGGGCAGGAGTAGAAACTACAATTAAAAAATATGCCCCTCAAATTGAAACAGTTGTAAATGTTTTGTAA
- a CDS encoding DUF3050 domain-containing protein, translating into MNISAINSKIQNHKQQLLDHSLYEKVNTIDDLHYFLENHVFAVWDFMSLLKALQNKLTCTTIPWFATASPETRYLINEIVLAEESDLSFDGRRLSHFEMYIEAMQDCGADTSGIECFLEEVISLQNIFVAIKKSTLHPNIKAFLDFTFRVIEEGKPHEIAAAFTFGREDLIPSMFTEILKSFQSNFPERDLKKLLYYFERHIELDLDEHGPMAMTMITELCGDDYKKWSEVEAISILALEKRIGLWDAIEEQIIRRPEMA; encoded by the coding sequence ATGAATATTTCAGCTATAAATTCGAAAATACAAAATCATAAACAGCAATTATTAGATCATTCTTTATATGAAAAAGTAAATACGATTGATGATTTACATTATTTTTTGGAAAACCATGTATTTGCAGTTTGGGATTTCATGTCATTATTAAAAGCATTACAAAATAAATTAACGTGCACTACTATACCTTGGTTTGCTACAGCAAGTCCAGAAACTAGATATTTAATTAACGAAATTGTATTGGCCGAAGAAAGTGATTTAAGCTTTGATGGTCGTCGTTTAAGTCATTTTGAAATGTATATTGAAGCCATGCAAGATTGTGGAGCTGACACTTCTGGTATAGAGTGTTTTTTAGAAGAGGTAATTTCACTTCAAAATATATTTGTTGCCATTAAAAAGAGTACACTGCATCCAAACATAAAAGCTTTTCTAGATTTTACATTTAGAGTAATAGAAGAAGGAAAACCACATGAAATAGCTGCGGCATTTACATTTGGCAGGGAAGATTTAATACCAAGTATGTTTACCGAAATTCTAAAAAGTTTTCAATCGAATTTTCCAGAAAGAGATTTGAAAAAATTGCTTTATTATTTTGAAAGACATATAGAATTAGATTTGGATGAACATGGACCAATGGCAATGACAATGATCACAGAACTTTGTGGGGATGATTACAAAAAATGGTCAGAGGTAGAAGCGATTTCAATTTTAGCATTAGAAAAAAGAATTGGCCTTTGGGATGCCATAGAAGAACAAATTATTCGAAGACCTGAAATGGCTTAA
- a CDS encoding SGNH/GDSL hydrolase family protein, with the protein MFRKSRLLVCIIILLNSSCQTDNSSSQQTTIVPSTNIPVLTLDTKTDVIKYLALGDSYTIGQSVCETCRFPEQLKNNLFNLNKQNTFYLNIIAKTGWTTGNLISSINSQNPNNDYDLVTLLIGVNNQYQGNSFSVYEKEFPELVNKAIYLAKGDKSNVIVVSIPDYAFTPFGNGNKTITAEIDLYNAYAESFCSKNGIAFINITDITRQGIIDPSLVASDNLHPSEKAYRLFVERIMPKAVMILQ; encoded by the coding sequence ATGTTTCGAAAATCAAGGTTGCTAGTTTGTATAATAATTCTATTGAATAGTAGCTGTCAAACGGATAACAGTTCAAGTCAGCAAACAACTATTGTTCCATCCACAAATATACCAGTATTAACTTTAGATACTAAAACGGATGTCATTAAGTATTTGGCGCTTGGTGATAGTTACACTATTGGTCAAAGCGTATGCGAAACCTGTAGATTTCCAGAACAATTAAAAAATAATCTCTTTAACTTAAACAAACAGAATACTTTTTATTTGAATATCATTGCGAAAACGGGATGGACAACAGGAAATTTAATCTCATCCATAAATAGTCAAAACCCAAATAATGATTATGACTTAGTTACTTTGCTTATAGGAGTAAACAACCAATATCAGGGAAACTCTTTTTCCGTATATGAAAAAGAATTTCCTGAATTAGTAAATAAAGCCATTTATTTGGCCAAAGGGGATAAATCAAATGTAATTGTTGTTTCTATTCCGGATTATGCTTTTACTCCTTTTGGAAATGGAAATAAAACAATTACTGCTGAAATAGATCTTTACAATGCTTATGCTGAAAGTTTTTGTTCAAAAAACGGTATTGCTTTTATAAACATAACAGATATTACACGACAAGGGATTATTGATCCAAGCTTAGTAGCATCCGATAATTTGCATCCTTCTGAAAAAGCATATCGTTTATTTGTAGAACGCATAATGCCAAAAGCGGTTATGATACTACAATAA